Below is a genomic region from Trichoderma asperellum chromosome 2, complete sequence.
ACTTAGATCATCGCCCTCCTCGTCCGCGGCTGAAGTGATGACTAACTCTGTACCCACAAACTGCACACAGGTGATGTGTCTTGTCGGTAAAGTTACCTTTCCAATAATTTTACCTTGGGGGTTAATTTTGAGCACCGTGCTCTCTCCCCAAACGGCATGCCACACGTTCCCATCCACGTCAACACGGAAGCCATCAGGTTCTCCTGGTCCTTCATGCCGATACCACAGGCGTTTGTTGCTGACAGCTCCAGTCTCGGGAGAATAGTCAAATGCAAACACCTCTCGAGATGCGGAGTGAGTAAAGTACATGGTTTTATTATCTGGTGACCATCCAATCCCATTGGGAATGCGCAAGACCGTCAGGATCTCTTCTTTGGACTTGGACGAATCAAAGCGCGCAAGGAATCCTATCAAAGATGGTTAACGTCAGCATTAGATAGCTAACCACTAGAAGAGGAGCATAAAGTAGGCCAGTGAAAGGCCGCCATACCTTCTGGCTGGGGTTCTCCGTGCTCAAAGTCAGTCATGCTTCCTAGCCACAGCTTTCCATGGGGGTCTGCAGCTCCATCGTTGGAGCGTATACGCTCGTTATTTTGTTCATTAAATTGCACAAGCATTGTGTATGTCCCAGCCCGGCGGTCCAGCACAGCAACTCCATGTTTGACACCGATCAAGATACGATCCTGAGGGTCCACTCCCTCGATATCGACTGTGACGGTTGGGCGCGTATCCAGCTGAATTACCTTCAGAGAAGAGCCATCCCCGTTATCAGCGGCGGATACAGTAAGTATCTGACGCTTTTTTATGTCAACGAGGCGCACTGAGTTTGTCTCCTTCTCGAAAAATGGCCCTTCACCAAGTGCGCAGTTTAGCTCAAGCCAAGGCTTGATCACTCTCCACTCTTGTAAGCCGGGGGCTGCCATTGTTCTATTACACGGTCAGAGGAATTTGGAGCTTTGATTTTTTGAGAAGTAGTTGGAAACATACGTCCAGATACAATAGTCGGATATTATATCTGTTGCTCGAGCGATTCCGGAGTATCTCTGAGGAGCAAATGGCGGGGTAGGAGTTAATGTGGAGTTTTACGGAGAAATTCCCGGTAAGGTAGATTGGACCCCATAACGAGCAATATTGGCCAAGCTACCCGGTGGTGTTGGAATGATCAAGTCTGATGGTTGAACATGAGCCAGTCTGCTAGCTGTGTATAAAAAAACGACGTGGTAGCTACGTTTAAGACCAGCTCGATTGCTTGTGCCAAACCGTTGAACCCTTCCTCTATAGCGTGGAGAATCAGGTAAGGTGAGCCGCCCTAGGATCAAATGTTGTAGCAAGGAAAGTCTATTATAATGCCCATGGTAACATGATAAAGAATAGAGATTCCAGTTATTCGCCACATGTAAACACAAAAACGCTACTCCCTCAACAGGCTTCTCTCGTTTGTTGGCATATTCACATGTTAGGGGTGCTGTTGTGTCATCATACATGCAGCGTACAACCACCACACGCATGGCAAGCTGCCAAAAGAATTTTATCCGACATGACGAATCACATCCCCAGCGGTTACCATCAGACAAGTTTCACGTGGCCGCTGGCCAATGCGGATAAGCGCTGGCGATTATGATGTCTCAAATTGCATCTCGTTAATACAGCTTACTCCGTACTTGTAACCGCTGTACATAGGTGGTACCCAGAACCAACCGGGCTCGGTACTCGTAAACCGCTAGATGCTTGCATTTAGTAGTATCCGGGCTGGGACCTTGCCCCTGCTATGCCACATCCCGTGCAAGTATTCTGCCATGTGCATCCGATGCGGGAGTGATGAATGATCCACGTACTTGTAGGTGATATACTATACGTGCTGGtaagagaaagcagcaatGTTGCACCAGAGAAGCAGCCCATGATGCTAGTGACGGTGAGAATAGTGGTATGTCTCAGAGCCGACATGTGCGGCCCCGCCTGCGTCAATTGCACCTTTTAGTCCGGTGAAAGTAGGCTTCGCTTCGACTATGGGCAGCCATTGAGGCCCGgaagcagcatcatccatctTTCCTCCCCGACCATGCACCTGCGCTTGAGCAGGAGTAGGTAGTACGCAGCTCGAGGTCTCCTCGAGGTTGGGCATCTGCTTCTAGCCTACTGTTAACCACCCAGCGATGTGGGGGACAACAAGTCCACCGCTAGTCGGTTGCCACGTCTGGTATGCAGCAAGGCTTGTGGGGCTGAGATGCGCagccaaccaccaccaccgctcACTTTCTTCTGTCAACACACTGGAGCTTCTCGTATTGTTGTCAAGTCAAAGCGACCATTCGCTCCACGTAAGGATTCTGTGATTCGGGTTGGTCGTTTGATACACGTTCCATCACATTCGATAGGACACCGTTGGGGTAGCGCCAGCCCCAGGACAGGCGACGTTCGCCATCTCCCCTAGCCCCTCGCTCTGTCGGCCGATGCTATCGGAGAACAGCCGGGCAGCCTCTCCCTTCCATACTGCGGTTTTCGTGGAAGCACCACGTCGGACTGACAGGCCCACCGCAGAATGCTGCATGAACCGGGTAGGCGGATGGAGTCAGTAGTCCACGGTAGTTTGCAGGGACCGGTTGCTGAGCTTAGTCTGCATGCAATGCATGCCATAGATACATACGTACGGAGAACTCGTCGCGTCATCTGGAAGGCCCCTTGCTCTGGCCTGCTCCATTATCCCCATCTGATGTGTCCACCCGTCTGCACACAAAGTACTGGGAGCGTTCTCACATGTACTCTGTACCATACTTGCAAAGGTTGCTGGTTAGTTCACCCATACCATGAGCATGGGTGGCATGGGCCGTGAAAGatcttgtttctctcccCAAGGCAAGTGCTCTAGTATTGCGGTGgcagtatgtatgtacttcgCACGCACCCGTAATTTCTCAGCCCCAACTAGGCGCAAAAAGCAGCCCGCAAGATATAGCGCATCCAGATTAagaaagatggaagaaaaagaaaagaagaaaatacgAACGGACATCTCGGTGGCGCTGCGCTACCAGACCTGATGAATGCCAGCCACCGCCTCTTTGTGACAAAGCTTACACAGCGCCAGCCCATCAGCGCAAGACTCTGTGCCCTTCAGGAGATGTTGTGCCGCTATTGTAAAATCACCAAAGAGTCGCAGCTTGGCTGAGC
It encodes:
- a CDS encoding uncharacterized protein (EggNog:ENOG41) produces the protein MAAPGLQEWRVIKPWLELNCALGEGPFFEKETNSVRLVDIKKRQILTVSAADNGDGSSLKVIQLDTRPTVTVDIEGVDPQDRILIGVKHGVAVLDRRAGTYTMLVQFNEQNNERIRSNDGAADPHGKLWLGSMTDFEHGEPQPEGFLARFDSSKSKEEILTVLRIPNGIGWSPDNKTMYFTHSASREVFAFDYSPETGAVSNKRLWYRHEGPGEPDGFRVDVDGNVWHAVWGESTVLKINPQGKIIGKVTLPTRHITCVQFVGTELVITSAADEEGDDLSKKYGGSVFKVDVGTTGLELFKFKL